A window of the Pseudomonas furukawaii genome harbors these coding sequences:
- a CDS encoding IS110 family RNA-guided transposase produces the protein MQKRTTKPQAAHPETLSLCTTVAVDLAKQVFQIAGEEAHGELVYEKRLQSREAFSRFLYQIAKGATVLLETGPGAQAWARQVQALGCQVRLLPAQRVAEHRSGAKNDRNDAQAILRAGRDTTIHAVPVKTVEALAMQAAHRVRQGYIRRRTTLGNQIRGLLLEHGLAIPQGAAALSDRVSRILEDATLPLPDLLRELIADMQAEWQALEGRLLLLTKRLEQCAHADKTASRLMSVRGVGPIIATALVAKQVEPARFPNARQFAAYFGLVPDQHSSGQKVRLGKMSKRGDGYLRSLMVEGAHAVLRTLKADSEEVDDRRLNRWMQRHGRKGAAIRLANRNLRIVWVLLQSDARYCRNPSVQPGATIAE, from the coding sequence ATGCAAAAGCGTACGACGAAACCGCAAGCTGCACACCCGGAAACGCTCTCTCTGTGCACGACAGTCGCTGTTGATCTGGCCAAGCAGGTGTTCCAAATCGCCGGCGAAGAGGCGCACGGAGAGCTGGTGTACGAAAAGCGTCTCCAGTCGCGCGAGGCGTTCTCGAGGTTTTTGTACCAGATCGCCAAGGGCGCGACGGTCTTGCTGGAGACCGGGCCGGGCGCACAAGCCTGGGCAAGACAGGTGCAGGCCCTGGGTTGTCAGGTGCGCTTGTTACCCGCACAGCGAGTCGCCGAGCACCGCAGTGGTGCCAAGAACGATCGCAACGATGCGCAGGCGATCTTGCGCGCCGGACGCGATACCACCATCCATGCCGTACCGGTGAAAACCGTGGAGGCCCTGGCCATGCAGGCGGCGCATCGGGTCAGACAGGGCTACATACGGCGCCGGACGACGCTGGGTAATCAAATCCGGGGGCTGCTGCTCGAGCATGGCCTGGCGATCCCGCAAGGCGCTGCAGCGCTCAGCGACCGCGTGAGCCGGATTCTGGAGGATGCCACGTTGCCGCTGCCAGACCTGCTGCGTGAGCTGATCGCCGATATGCAGGCGGAATGGCAGGCTCTGGAAGGCCGTCTCCTGCTGCTGACCAAACGGCTGGAACAATGTGCGCACGCGGACAAGACCGCCTCGCGACTGATGAGCGTGCGCGGGGTTGGGCCGATCATCGCCACTGCCCTGGTCGCCAAGCAGGTCGAGCCCGCGCGCTTCCCGAATGCACGCCAGTTCGCGGCCTACTTTGGCCTGGTACCCGATCAGCACAGCAGCGGCCAGAAGGTTCGGCTCGGCAAGATGAGCAAACGCGGTGATGGTTATCTGCGCAGCCTGATGGTCGAGGGCGCCCATGCGGTGCTCCGCACGCTCAAGGCTGACTCCGAGGAAGTGGACGACCGTCGGCTGAACCGCTGGATGCAGCGGCACGGACGCAAGGGGGCGGCCATACGTCTGGCCAACCGCAACTTGCGTATCGTCTGGGTGCTGCTGCAGTCGGACGCCCGCTACTGCCGTAATCCCTCTGTCCAACCGGGAGCAACGATAGCCGAATAG
- a CDS encoding OprD family porin: MFHKSWLASGVAAASLMGMFMPMSAQADFVKDRQISLGLRNFYIDRDFKQDDAPKSRIGSWTQGFDFRAISGYTEGTLQFGLDVSGQYAYRLDGGGGRGPDTIIPYDDSKGEQVRDYGRAALTGKMRYSRTELKVGEHRPMLPVAFYDDSRQLITTYHGFLLESREVENLTLTAGRFTEISSRESSNREKMYLFNGPDIQRRSDGLNFGGATYAFSPALSATYFYGQLEDIYQQHYLGGTYNADLGNGYGLKTDLRYFDNSEDGKALYGDIDNRSYGAMTTLRKGPHAIGVGYQRMLGESTFPTLNGYAPQPYLVNWSTVAFVKPNESSWQLRYDLDFAAYGVPGLKLMTRYLRGTGIDRGNNALDQNVESERNLFLSYVVQSGPLKGVGFEWRNIDVKTRYGNGAASGADYQENRLITSYTFKF; the protein is encoded by the coding sequence ATGTTTCATAAGAGCTGGCTGGCCAGCGGCGTAGCCGCCGCGAGCCTGATGGGGATGTTCATGCCGATGTCCGCACAGGCGGACTTCGTGAAGGATCGGCAAATAAGCCTGGGCTTGCGCAACTTCTATATCGACCGTGACTTCAAACAGGATGACGCGCCGAAGTCCCGTATCGGAAGCTGGACCCAGGGTTTCGACTTTCGCGCCATCTCCGGTTATACGGAAGGGACTCTGCAGTTCGGCCTGGATGTTTCCGGGCAATATGCCTACCGACTGGACGGTGGCGGTGGCCGAGGCCCGGATACCATCATTCCCTACGACGACAGCAAGGGCGAGCAGGTGCGCGACTACGGCCGCGCGGCGCTGACCGGCAAGATGCGTTATTCCAGGACCGAGCTGAAGGTGGGCGAGCATCGCCCGATGCTGCCGGTGGCCTTCTACGACGACTCCCGCCAGCTCATCACCACCTACCACGGCTTCCTGCTGGAATCCCGCGAGGTGGAGAACCTGACCCTCACCGCCGGCCGCTTCACCGAGATCAGCAGCCGCGAATCCTCCAACCGCGAGAAGATGTACCTGTTCAACGGGCCGGACATCCAGCGCCGCAGCGACGGCCTGAACTTCGGGGGCGCCACCTACGCCTTCAGCCCCGCGCTCTCGGCCACCTACTTCTACGGCCAGCTGGAGGACATCTACCAGCAGCACTATCTGGGCGGCACCTACAACGCCGACCTGGGCAATGGCTACGGGCTCAAGACCGACCTGCGCTACTTCGACAACAGCGAGGACGGCAAGGCGCTCTACGGCGATATCGACAACCGCTCCTACGGCGCCATGACCACCCTGCGCAAGGGCCCCCACGCCATCGGCGTCGGCTACCAGCGCATGCTGGGCGAGAGCACCTTCCCCACCCTCAACGGCTACGCGCCCCAGCCCTACCTGGTGAACTGGTCCACCGTCGCCTTCGTCAAGCCCAACGAGAGCTCCTGGCAGCTGCGCTACGACCTCGACTTCGCCGCCTACGGCGTGCCCGGCCTCAAGCTGATGACCCGCTACCTGCGCGGCACCGGCATCGACCGTGGCAACAACGCCCTGGACCAGAACGTGGAGAGCGAGCGCAACCTCTTCCTCAGCTACGTGGTGCAGAGCGGCCCCCTCAAGGGCGTGGGCTTCGAGTGGCGCAACATCGACGTCAAGACGCGCTACGGCAACGGCGCGGCCTCCGGTGCGGACTACCAGGAGAACCGCCTCATCACCAGCTACACCTTCAAGTTCTGA
- the catA gene encoding catechol 1,2-dioxygenase, with protein sequence MTIKLSSTESVQNFFKEVSGFNNDQGSQRMKKLVNRILIDTIKIIEDMEVTTEEFWKAVDYLNRMGARGEAGLLVAGLGLEHYLDLLLDAQDEQAGLTGGTPRTIEGPLYVAGAPLSEGETRMDDGTDAGTVMFLQGQVKDVDGKPIAGAIVDLWHANTKGTYSYFDTTQSDYNLRRRIVTDSEGRYRARSIVPSGYGCPPEGTTQEVLNLLGRHGNRPAHIHFFISAPGYRHLTTQINLSGDEYLWDDFAYATRDGLVGDIRFIEDAVAAKARGLDGERFAEIDFDFQLQSAAAPAQEQIRDRVRAEA encoded by the coding sequence ATGACTATCAAACTGTCCAGCACCGAAAGCGTCCAGAACTTCTTCAAGGAAGTCAGCGGCTTCAACAACGACCAGGGCAGCCAGCGCATGAAGAAGCTGGTGAACCGCATCCTGATCGACACCATCAAGATCATCGAGGATATGGAAGTCACCACCGAGGAGTTCTGGAAGGCGGTGGACTACCTGAACCGCATGGGCGCCCGTGGCGAGGCCGGCCTGCTGGTGGCGGGCCTCGGTCTCGAGCACTACCTCGACCTGCTGCTGGACGCCCAGGACGAGCAGGCCGGCCTGACCGGCGGCACCCCGCGCACCATCGAAGGCCCCCTCTACGTGGCCGGCGCCCCGCTGTCCGAGGGCGAGACCCGCATGGATGACGGCACCGACGCCGGCACCGTGATGTTCCTCCAGGGCCAGGTGAAGGACGTGGATGGCAAGCCGATCGCCGGCGCCATCGTCGACCTGTGGCATGCCAACACCAAGGGCACCTATTCCTACTTCGACACCACCCAGTCGGACTACAACCTGCGCCGTCGCATCGTCACCGACAGCGAAGGCCGCTACCGCGCCCGCAGCATCGTGCCGTCCGGCTACGGCTGCCCGCCGGAAGGCACCACCCAGGAAGTGCTGAACCTGCTGGGTCGCCACGGCAACCGCCCGGCCCACATCCACTTCTTCATCTCCGCCCCGGGTTACCGTCACCTGACCACCCAGATCAACCTGTCCGGCGATGAGTACCTGTGGGACGACTTCGCCTACGCCACCCGCGATGGCCTGGTGGGCGACATCCGCTTCATCGAAGACGCCGTCGCCGCCAAGGCCCGTGGCCTGGACGGCGAGCGCTTCGCCGAGATCGACTTCGACTTCCAGCTGCAGAGCGCCGCGGCTCCCGCCCAGGAGCAGATCCGCGACCGCGTACGCGCCGAAGCCTGA
- a CDS encoding LysR family transcriptional regulator — protein MELRHLRYFQALAETLNFTRAAERLHIAQPPLSRQIQQLEEELGVALLERGRPLRLTEAGRFFHEHSRTLLEQLAKVCDNTRRIGSGEKAWLGIGFAPSTLYGVLPDLIRRLRSDAGLELGLSEMTTLQQVESLKAGRIDVGFGRIHINDPAIQQQVLTLDPLVAALPAGHPLLPGPVSLTDLAQEPFVLYPGNPRPSYADHVLALFAAYGLQIEVAQWTNELQTAIGLVAAGIGITLVPASVQVLHRVDIGYASLQEAQATSPIIISRRVGDASPALTHCLALIEELSRGQL, from the coding sequence ATGGAACTCCGTCACCTGCGCTACTTCCAGGCGCTCGCCGAAACCCTCAACTTCACCCGCGCCGCCGAGCGCCTGCACATCGCCCAACCGCCCCTCAGCCGCCAGATCCAGCAGCTGGAGGAGGAGCTCGGGGTGGCCCTGCTGGAACGTGGCCGGCCCCTGCGCCTGACCGAGGCGGGGCGCTTCTTCCACGAGCATTCCCGCACCCTGCTCGAGCAGTTGGCGAAGGTCTGTGACAATACCCGGCGTATTGGTTCGGGAGAAAAGGCCTGGCTCGGCATCGGCTTCGCCCCCTCGACGCTCTACGGTGTGCTGCCCGACCTGATCCGCCGCCTGCGCAGCGACGCCGGGTTGGAACTCGGCCTGTCGGAGATGACCACCCTGCAGCAGGTGGAGTCGCTCAAGGCGGGGCGGATCGACGTCGGTTTCGGCCGCATCCACATCAACGACCCGGCGATCCAGCAGCAGGTGCTGACCCTGGACCCGCTGGTGGCCGCCCTGCCCGCCGGGCATCCCTTGCTGCCGGGCCCGGTGAGCCTGACCGACCTGGCCCAGGAGCCCTTCGTGCTCTACCCGGGCAACCCGCGGCCCAGCTACGCCGACCATGTCCTCGCCCTGTTCGCCGCCTACGGGCTGCAGATCGAGGTGGCGCAATGGACCAACGAACTGCAGACCGCCATCGGCCTGGTGGCGGCCGGCATCGGCATCACCCTGGTGCCGGCATCGGTACAGGTGCTGCACCGGGTCGACATCGGCTACGCCAGCCTGCAGGAAGCCCAGGCCACCTCCCCCATCATCATCAGCCGCCGCGTCGGCGACGCGTCGCCCGCGCTGACCCATTGCCTGGCGCTGATCGAGGAGCTGTCGCGGGGGCAGCTGTAG
- the catC gene encoding muconolactone Delta-isomerase gives MLFHVKMTVKLPVDMDPAKAAKLKADEKELAQRLQREGKWRHLWRIAGHYANYSIFDLASVEELHDTLMQLPLFPYMEIEVDGLCRHPSSIHEDDR, from the coding sequence ATGCTGTTCCACGTGAAGATGACCGTGAAGTTGCCGGTCGACATGGACCCCGCCAAGGCGGCCAAGCTCAAGGCCGACGAGAAGGAACTGGCGCAGCGCCTGCAGCGCGAGGGCAAATGGCGCCACCTGTGGCGCATCGCCGGGCATTACGCCAACTACAGCATCTTCGACCTGGCCAGCGTCGAGGAGCTGCATGACACCCTGATGCAGCTGCCGCTGTTCCCCTACATGGAAATCGAGGTGGACGGTCTCTGCCGCCACCCGTCGTCGATTCACGAAGACGATCGCTGA
- a CDS encoding SDR family NAD(P)-dependent oxidoreductase, which yields MSQIALVTGAAQGLGLAIASRLFAAGHSVVITDLSLERAQAAADRLDPSGERSLALRLDVGSKPDFEAALAAVLDRFGALHAVVNSAAMTRTTPVMQISPEEFDQVMSLNTRSIFIGCQVFGAHMAAAGYGRIINMASLAGQNGGTATGAHYAASKGAIVTLTKIFAKELAASGVTVNAIAPGPIESPAVRAAVPAERMDGLLANIPVRRLGDADFLGDLVVQLARPEAYFTTGATWDVNGGLFMR from the coding sequence ATGAGCCAGATCGCACTGGTCACCGGCGCGGCCCAGGGCCTCGGCCTCGCCATCGCCAGCCGCCTGTTCGCCGCCGGCCATTCGGTGGTGATCACCGACCTGTCGCTGGAGCGTGCCCAGGCCGCGGCCGACCGGCTCGACCCCAGCGGCGAGCGCAGCCTGGCGCTGCGACTCGACGTGGGCAGCAAGCCCGACTTCGAAGCGGCGCTGGCCGCCGTGCTGGATCGCTTCGGCGCCCTGCACGCGGTGGTCAACAGCGCAGCCATGACCCGCACCACCCCGGTGATGCAGATCAGCCCCGAGGAATTCGACCAGGTCATGAGCCTCAACACCCGCAGCATCTTCATCGGCTGCCAGGTGTTCGGCGCCCACATGGCGGCGGCGGGCTACGGGCGGATCATCAACATGGCCTCCCTGGCCGGGCAGAACGGCGGCACCGCCACCGGCGCGCACTACGCCGCGTCGAAGGGGGCCATCGTCACCCTGACCAAGATCTTCGCCAAGGAACTGGCCGCCAGCGGCGTCACCGTCAACGCCATCGCCCCGGGGCCCATCGAGTCCCCGGCGGTGCGGGCGGCGGTGCCGGCCGAGCGCATGGACGGGCTGCTGGCCAACATCCCGGTCAGGCGCCTGGGCGATGCCGACTTCCTCGGCGACCTCGTCGTGCAGCTGGCGCGCCCGGAAGCCTACTTCACCACCGGGGCGACCTGGGATGTGAATGGCGGGCTCTTCATGCGTTGA
- a CDS encoding muconate cycloisomerase family protein: protein MSHTAIESLEAIIVDLPTIRPHKLAMHTMQNQTLVILRIRCADGIEGIGEATTIGGLSYGNESPDSIKVNLDRHFAPLLVGQDASNLNACMQRIDRVVKGNTFARSAVETALLDAQGKRLGLPVSEILGGRVRDSLEVAWTLASGDTSKDIAEAEHMLEVRRHRIFKLKIGAGEVNRDLAHVIAIKKALGDRASVRVDVNQAWDEGVALRACRVLGDNGIDLIEQPISRNNRSGQVRLNLSSPAPIMADESIECVEDAFNLARDGAAPVFALKIAKNGGPRAVLRTASIAEAAGIGLYGGTMLEGSVGTLASAHAFITLNKLAWDTELFGPLLLTEDIVTEPPVYRDFQLHVPRLPGIGLTLDEERLARFRRP from the coding sequence ATGAGCCACACCGCGATCGAGTCGCTCGAAGCGATCATCGTCGACCTGCCGACCATCCGCCCCCACAAGCTGGCGATGCACACCATGCAGAACCAGACCCTGGTGATCCTGCGCATCCGCTGCGCCGACGGTATCGAGGGCATCGGTGAGGCCACCACCATCGGCGGCCTGTCCTACGGCAACGAAAGCCCGGACAGCATCAAGGTCAACCTGGACCGGCACTTCGCCCCGCTGCTGGTCGGCCAGGACGCCAGCAACCTCAATGCCTGCATGCAGCGCATCGACCGCGTGGTGAAAGGCAACACCTTCGCCCGTTCCGCCGTGGAAACCGCGCTGCTGGACGCCCAGGGCAAGCGCCTCGGCCTGCCGGTCAGCGAGATCCTCGGCGGCCGCGTCCGCGACAGCCTGGAAGTGGCCTGGACCCTGGCCAGCGGCGACACCAGCAAGGACATCGCCGAAGCCGAGCACATGCTGGAGGTTCGCCGCCACCGCATCTTCAAGCTGAAGATCGGCGCCGGCGAGGTGAACAGGGACCTGGCCCACGTCATCGCCATCAAGAAGGCCCTGGGCGACCGCGCCAGCGTGCGCGTCGACGTCAACCAGGCCTGGGACGAAGGCGTTGCCCTGCGCGCCTGCCGTGTCCTCGGCGACAACGGCATCGACCTCATCGAACAGCCCATTTCCCGCAACAACCGCAGCGGCCAGGTGCGCCTGAACCTGTCCAGCCCGGCGCCGATCATGGCCGACGAATCCATCGAGTGCGTGGAAGACGCCTTCAACCTGGCCCGCGACGGCGCGGCCCCGGTGTTCGCCCTGAAGATCGCCAAGAACGGCGGCCCGCGTGCCGTGCTGCGTACCGCCAGCATCGCCGAGGCGGCCGGCATCGGCCTCTACGGCGGCACCATGCTGGAAGGCAGCGTCGGCACCCTGGCCTCCGCCCATGCCTTCATCACCCTGAACAAGCTGGCGTGGGACACCGAACTCTTCGGCCCGCTGCTGCTGACCGAGGACATCGTCACCGAGCCGCCGGTCTACCGCGACTTCCAGCTCCACGTGCCGCGCCTGCCCGGTATCGGCCTGACCCTGGACGAAGAGCGCCTGGCGCGCTTCCGTCGCCCCTGA
- a CDS encoding alpha/beta hydrolase, with translation MTRPSAPADLAAYFDVQYNARASVEDFDQYPRQYRALSDAAHAGLRCFKDVAYGPGANERLDIFPAACPDAPVLLFIHGGYWRALSKADSAFMAPALTAAGACVAVLDYDLAPAVTLDHIVDQTRRALAWLHRHVGEYGGDPQRLHASGSSAGGHLVGMLLAGGWQAQYGLPEKPLKGALPISGLFDLLPLLDTHINGWMNLDEAAARRNSPRFQLPDRGAELVISYGALETAEFARQSHEFLDDWQARGLPGRFVAAPGRNHFDVVLELGQPGTPLYRALLELMGLPS, from the coding sequence ATGACCCGCCCCAGCGCCCCGGCCGACCTGGCCGCCTATTTCGATGTGCAATACAACGCCCGCGCCAGTGTCGAGGATTTCGACCAGTACCCGCGTCAGTACCGCGCCCTGAGCGACGCCGCCCATGCCGGGCTGCGCTGCTTCAAGGATGTGGCCTACGGCCCCGGGGCCAACGAGCGGCTGGATATCTTCCCGGCGGCGTGCCCCGATGCGCCGGTGCTGCTGTTCATCCATGGAGGCTACTGGCGGGCGCTGTCCAAGGCGGATTCGGCCTTCATGGCGCCGGCGCTGACGGCGGCCGGCGCCTGCGTGGCGGTGCTGGACTACGACCTCGCGCCGGCGGTGACCCTCGACCATATCGTCGACCAGACCCGCCGTGCGCTGGCCTGGCTGCATCGCCATGTGGGCGAGTACGGCGGCGATCCGCAGCGCCTCCATGCCAGCGGCAGCTCCGCCGGCGGGCATCTGGTGGGCATGTTGCTGGCCGGTGGCTGGCAGGCGCAGTACGGCCTGCCGGAGAAGCCGCTGAAGGGCGCGCTGCCCATCAGCGGCCTGTTCGACCTGCTGCCCCTGCTGGACACCCATATCAACGGTTGGATGAACCTCGACGAGGCGGCGGCGCGGCGCAACAGCCCGCGCTTCCAGCTGCCGGACCGTGGCGCCGAACTGGTGATCAGCTATGGCGCGCTGGAAACGGCGGAGTTCGCCCGCCAGTCCCATGAGTTTCTCGACGACTGGCAGGCGCGCGGACTACCGGGACGCTTCGTCGCGGCGCCGGGCAGGAACCACTTCGATGTGGTGCTGGAGCTGGGGCAACCGGGGACGCCGTTGTACCGGGCGCTGCTGGAGCTGATGGGACTGCCCTCGTAG
- a CDS encoding flavin reductase yields the protein MVDTTGFRNAMALLGGAVSVITTDGAAGRWGFTASAVCSVTDQPPTLLVCMNRASFANGHFKQNGVLSVNVLTAELKAISGVFANRELDSDQRFAQASWSTLESGSPLLDDALVSFDCRIAQAHEVGSHTIFYCEVLGIRHGKSQEGLVYFNRAYHRLGDASRSAC from the coding sequence ATGGTCGATACCACAGGATTCCGTAATGCCATGGCGCTGCTGGGCGGCGCCGTTTCCGTCATCACCACCGATGGCGCCGCCGGCCGCTGGGGCTTCACCGCCTCGGCCGTGTGCAGCGTCACCGACCAACCGCCGACGCTGCTGGTGTGCATGAACCGTGCTTCGTTCGCCAATGGCCACTTCAAGCAGAACGGTGTGCTCAGCGTGAACGTGCTGACCGCCGAGCTGAAGGCCATTTCCGGCGTCTTCGCCAACCGCGAGCTGGACTCCGACCAGCGCTTCGCCCAGGCCAGCTGGAGCACCCTGGAAAGCGGCTCGCCGCTGCTGGACGACGCCCTGGTCAGCTTCGACTGCCGCATCGCCCAGGCCCATGAGGTGGGGTCCCACACCATCTTCTACTGCGAGGTGCTGGGCATCCGCCACGGCAAGAGCCAGGAAGGGCTGGTGTATTTCAACCGCGCCTACCACCGCCTGGGCGACGCTTCGCGCTCGGCCTGCTGA
- a CDS encoding PIN domain-containing protein, with amino-acid sequence MLDALLSTQERLVEDADQVWQALRRYSETNADFADCLIERNAKAAGCKDLVTFDSKAARSLGMRNLDS; translated from the coding sequence GTGCTGGACGCGCTGCTCAGTACCCAGGAACGGCTGGTGGAAGACGCCGACCAGGTCTGGCAAGCCCTGCGACGCTACTCGGAAACCAACGCTGACTTCGCCGACTGTCTCATCGAACGTAACGCCAAGGCAGCAGGCTGCAAGGACCTCGTGACCTTCGACAGCAAAGCCGCGCGCAGCCTGGGTATGCGCAACCTCGACAGTTGA
- a CDS encoding PDR/VanB family oxidoreductase, which yields MSEQVLNLVVRKRQEQGEGVVVLELADPSGKSLPAFEAGAHVDIHLKTGLVRQYSLCGDPANAAVYRLGVLKDPASRGGSLAVHELLTEGASVSVGAPRNLFPLAADASRSILIGGGIGITPMIAMAHQLTAQDSPFELHYCGRSRSRTAFLDELADADFAACVRTHFDDEGEAQKLDLPAVLGQPAEGVHLYVCGPAGFMDWVIEGARRAGYAEDQIHREYFQVEVDASGEGFEVEARRSGKTVQVAEGQSILDALATVGIKVEISCEQGVCGTCLCDVLEGEPDHRDVYLTDEEKAANDQILVCCSRARTKKLVLDI from the coding sequence ATGAGTGAGCAAGTGTTGAACCTGGTGGTCCGCAAGCGGCAGGAGCAGGGCGAGGGCGTCGTCGTTCTCGAACTCGCCGATCCGTCGGGCAAGTCCCTGCCGGCCTTCGAGGCGGGCGCCCATGTGGATATCCACCTGAAGACCGGCCTGGTGCGCCAGTACTCCCTCTGCGGTGATCCGGCCAACGCCGCCGTCTACCGCCTCGGCGTGCTCAAGGACCCGGCCTCCCGGGGCGGTTCCCTGGCCGTTCACGAACTGCTGACCGAGGGCGCCAGCGTCAGCGTCGGCGCCCCGCGCAACCTCTTCCCCCTGGCGGCCGACGCCAGCCGCTCGATCCTCATCGGCGGCGGCATCGGCATCACCCCGATGATCGCCATGGCCCACCAGCTGACCGCCCAGGACAGCCCCTTCGAGTTGCACTATTGCGGCCGTTCCCGCAGCCGTACCGCCTTCCTCGACGAACTGGCCGACGCCGACTTCGCGGCCTGCGTGCGCACCCACTTCGACGACGAGGGCGAGGCCCAGAAGCTCGACCTGCCCGCCGTGCTCGGCCAGCCGGCCGAGGGCGTCCACCTCTATGTCTGCGGCCCGGCCGGCTTCATGGATTGGGTCATCGAGGGCGCGCGCAGGGCCGGCTATGCCGAGGACCAGATCCACCGCGAGTACTTCCAGGTGGAGGTGGACGCCAGCGGCGAGGGCTTCGAAGTGGAGGCCCGGCGCAGCGGCAAGACCGTCCAGGTGGCGGAGGGCCAGAGCATCCTCGACGCCCTGGCGACCGTCGGCATCAAGGTGGAGATCTCCTGCGAGCAGGGCGTCTGCGGCACCTGCCTGTGCGACGTGCTGGAAGGCGAGCCGGACCACCGCGACGTCTACCTGACCGATGAAGAGAAGGCCGCCAACGACCAGATCCTGGTCTGCTGTTCGCGGGCCAGGACGAAGAAACTGGTACTGGATATCTGA